One window of Halorussus sp. MSC15.2 genomic DNA carries:
- a CDS encoding DUF5830 family protein, with product MADDAAGEDAAPGDSDSDADRENGDADPVEVGVEFLSKLEHPELSVAEAVDRIETVTTHPATTRKILDEAEKRGFIEREDGIVKTTGGGYVSFQSEVVTKEGEFSCRRCGAGISTGYFIKLDAGEHGAFGPECIRKVTGRD from the coding sequence ATGGCCGACGACGCCGCAGGCGAGGACGCCGCGCCCGGCGACTCCGACAGCGACGCGGACCGTGAGAACGGAGACGCGGACCCCGTGGAGGTGGGCGTCGAATTCCTCTCGAAGCTCGAACACCCCGAGTTATCGGTCGCCGAGGCCGTGGACCGAATCGAGACCGTCACGACACACCCCGCGACCACGCGGAAGATTCTGGACGAGGCCGAGAAGCGGGGCTTCATCGAGCGCGAGGACGGTATCGTGAAGACCACCGGCGGCGGGTACGTCAGTTTTCAGAGCGAGGTCGTCACCAAAGAGGGAGAGTTCTCGTGTCGCCGATGCGGTGCGGGCATCTCGACGGGGTACTTCATCAAACTCGACGCGGGAGAACACGGCGCGTTCGGCCCGGAGTGCATCCGGAAGGTCACCGGCCGGGACTGA
- a CDS encoding VTT domain-containing protein — MAGLALLAVVAAASVLAGPEYLLATARRLADRPLRFGVLLVGVYLVRPLFAWPTTLVAVLAGYAYGPVVGFPVALAGTTASALVPFLVARYLGAGSGLVARLGDSGERFFAATGDLRGMVASRLAPAPSDPVSAAAGLSGVSTGAFVAGTAVGEVPWTVAAVLAGSSLDGLSTTGLSAVSWELVAAAAAVAVALLAGPAYRAASARR; from the coding sequence GTGGCAGGGCTCGCCCTCCTCGCCGTCGTCGCGGCCGCGAGCGTCCTCGCCGGACCGGAGTACCTTCTGGCAACCGCCCGACGACTCGCCGACCGACCGCTCCGTTTCGGCGTCCTGCTCGTCGGCGTCTACCTCGTCCGACCGCTGTTCGCGTGGCCGACCACGCTCGTCGCCGTCCTCGCGGGGTACGCCTACGGTCCCGTCGTCGGCTTCCCCGTCGCGCTCGCCGGGACGACCGCGAGCGCGCTCGTGCCGTTTCTCGTCGCGCGCTATCTCGGCGCGGGGTCGGGGCTGGTCGCGCGCCTCGGCGACTCCGGCGAGCGGTTCTTCGCCGCGACGGGCGACCTGCGCGGGATGGTCGCCTCTCGACTCGCGCCCGCGCCCTCCGACCCCGTCTCCGCCGCGGCGGGTCTCTCCGGCGTCTCCACGGGTGCGTTCGTCGCCGGGACGGCCGTCGGCGAGGTTCCGTGGACCGTCGCGGCCGTGCTCGCGGGGAGTTCGCTCGACGGACTCTCGACCACCGGCCTGTCCGCGGTCAGTTGGGAACTCGTCGCCGCGGCGGCCGCGGTGGCGGTCGCGCTGCTCGCCGGTCCGGCCTACCGCGCCGCGAGCGCCCGCCGGTAG
- a CDS encoding molybdopterin-dependent oxidoreductase, which produces MLESAVVAASAGVAAVAGSYAVAGLTPAFVAAPVSDLVVASTPDAVIAWSIQTLGDLGSQLGFLLALALTVALFALTSALGIALAAQFEVPASPVVAVAGVAAALALTGSAASTLAAGASAGIVAGLASVGGGADDAGSPAPGTARRRVLQAVAGAFAVGGAGAVLGSGRGDEIPTPDDGSVSADVESLLGEAEGRSLDVEGIEPLVSEQFYQVDINNVDPTVDREDWTLAVTGAVEEDVEFGYDEIAGMSESVEHRFVTLRCVGEGLNGKKMDTALWTGVPVTDLLDAAGIDASGNCCVMLRAADDYFEEFPLSALQNGFLAFEMNGRRLPRSHGYPVRALIPGHWGEINVKWLTEIEVLEREAKGYWEKRGWHGTGPVNTVAKLHAVNHLDGGEIQVGGHAYAGTRGIRKVEVSTDGGASWSEATLSDPLPAGTGEAGSASGRAESAEDAWRQWEYTYEATAPHEVVVRATDGEGTLQPSEESEAFPSGPTGWVSRRVEP; this is translated from the coding sequence CTGCTCGAATCGGCCGTCGTCGCCGCCTCGGCGGGCGTCGCGGCCGTCGCCGGGTCGTACGCCGTCGCGGGTCTTACGCCCGCGTTCGTCGCCGCGCCGGTGAGCGACCTCGTGGTCGCCTCGACGCCCGACGCGGTAATCGCGTGGTCCATCCAGACCCTCGGCGACCTCGGGAGCCAACTCGGATTCCTGTTGGCGCTCGCGCTCACGGTGGCACTGTTCGCCCTGACGAGCGCGCTCGGAATCGCGCTCGCCGCCCAGTTCGAGGTCCCGGCGTCGCCGGTCGTCGCCGTGGCTGGCGTCGCCGCGGCGCTGGCGCTCACGGGGTCGGCCGCCTCCACGCTCGCCGCGGGCGCGAGCGCGGGTATCGTCGCGGGTCTGGCGTCGGTCGGCGGTGGCGCGGACGACGCGGGTTCGCCCGCACCGGGAACGGCCCGGCGGCGCGTCCTTCAGGCCGTCGCAGGTGCGTTCGCGGTCGGCGGGGCGGGTGCGGTCCTCGGGTCCGGCCGAGGCGACGAGATTCCGACCCCGGACGACGGGTCGGTCTCGGCCGACGTGGAGTCGCTCCTCGGCGAGGCCGAGGGGCGGTCTCTCGACGTGGAGGGCATCGAACCGCTCGTCAGCGAGCAGTTCTATCAGGTGGACATCAACAACGTGGACCCCACGGTGGACCGCGAGGACTGGACACTGGCCGTGACCGGCGCAGTTGAGGAGGACGTGGAGTTCGGCTACGACGAAATCGCGGGGATGTCGGAGTCGGTCGAACACCGCTTCGTCACCCTGCGGTGCGTCGGGGAGGGACTGAACGGCAAGAAGATGGACACCGCGCTCTGGACCGGCGTGCCGGTGACAGACCTGCTCGACGCGGCCGGTATCGACGCCTCGGGAAACTGCTGTGTCATGCTCCGGGCCGCCGACGACTACTTCGAGGAGTTCCCGCTGTCGGCCCTCCAGAACGGCTTCTTGGCCTTCGAGATGAACGGCCGGAGACTCCCCCGCAGTCACGGCTACCCCGTGCGGGCGCTGATTCCGGGCCACTGGGGCGAGATAAACGTCAAGTGGCTCACCGAAATCGAGGTGCTGGAACGGGAGGCGAAGGGCTACTGGGAGAAGCGCGGGTGGCACGGCACCGGCCCGGTCAACACCGTCGCCAAACTCCACGCCGTCAACCACCTCGACGGGGGCGAGATTCAGGTCGGCGGACACGCCTACGCGGGCACGCGAGGAATCCGGAAGGTCGAGGTCTCGACGGACGGCGGAGCGTCGTGGAGCGAGGCGACCCTCTCGGACCCGCTCCCCGCAGGCACCGGCGAGGCGGGTTCGGCGAGCGGACGGGCGGAGTCGGCCGAGGACGCGTGGCGACAGTGGGAGTACACTTACGAGGCCACGGCCCCGCACGAGGTGGTCGTGCGCGCGACCGACGGCGAGGGGACCCTGCAACCGAGCGAGGAGAGCGAGGCGTTCCCCAGCGGTCCGACCGGATGGGTCTCCAGACGCGTCGAGCCGTAA
- a CDS encoding winged helix-turn-helix domain-containing protein: MDKALWYLLTATRGGENRARIIRALSERPRNANQLAEVLDVRYKTVRHHLDMLEDHDVVDPGDNEYGKLYFLTDQFEQHREAFEEIMEHIE, from the coding sequence ATGGACAAGGCGCTCTGGTACCTGCTCACGGCGACGCGCGGCGGGGAGAACCGCGCGCGCATCATCCGCGCGCTCTCGGAGCGCCCACGCAACGCCAACCAACTCGCGGAGGTTCTGGACGTGCGGTACAAGACGGTCCGCCACCACCTCGATATGCTGGAAGACCACGACGTGGTCGACCCCGGCGACAACGAGTACGGGAAACTCTACTTCCTCACCGACCAGTTCGAGCAGCACCGCGAAGCCTTCGAGGAGATTATGGAACACATCGAATGA
- a CDS encoding HVO_2523 family zinc finger protein, with amino-acid sequence MSDTGGSSDAKADGTAERGGRPCPICEESMYHRHCKYVCPNHGVIMDCADTFY; translated from the coding sequence ATGAGCGACACGGGCGGTAGTTCGGACGCCAAGGCCGACGGAACGGCCGAGCGAGGCGGCCGACCGTGCCCCATCTGCGAGGAGTCGATGTACCATCGTCACTGCAAGTACGTCTGTCCGAACCACGGCGTCATCATGGACTGCGCCGACACCTTCTACTGA
- a CDS encoding arylsulfotransferase family protein — protein sequence MQGPGPNGNVTALDGRGDVRWSIGDIISYQSVQQLDNGSVLASFAAGDYQNCGPYDSPCKRTGVRIIEPEPEPRVVWQWSYPVRTREDSEVHDAEMLPSGNVLVADMEFESIFVLNPKTGDRVWTWNASQHYGGPEDPTTTDWLHLNDVDRIGDGRYLVSIRNMNQLLVVERGSGVVEVVNENPDSGVLDKQHNPHWLGEDAVLVADSENHRVVELHRNDTTDTWEEAWSVAKVGGIPLDWPRDADRLPNGNTLITDSRNNRVVEVRENGSVAASYSVPSLPYEADRLPHGESAANSVSPYGNSHTADVGLFDRKVPVLSTLLAGARHVVALPFWVSELHLLAVGVAAVLWIRGGYLLAARG from the coding sequence GTGCAGGGACCGGGACCGAACGGGAACGTGACCGCGCTCGACGGTCGCGGCGACGTGCGCTGGAGCATCGGCGACATCATCAGCTACCAGAGCGTCCAGCAACTCGACAACGGGTCCGTGTTGGCGTCGTTCGCGGCCGGCGATTACCAGAACTGCGGCCCCTACGACTCGCCCTGCAAGCGCACCGGGGTCCGAATCATCGAACCCGAACCCGAACCGCGCGTCGTCTGGCAGTGGAGCTACCCGGTCCGAACGCGCGAGGACAGCGAGGTTCACGACGCCGAGATGCTCCCGTCGGGGAACGTCCTCGTCGCCGACATGGAGTTCGAGAGCATCTTCGTACTGAACCCGAAGACCGGTGACCGGGTCTGGACGTGGAACGCCAGCCAGCACTACGGCGGCCCGGAGGACCCGACGACGACCGACTGGCTCCACCTCAACGACGTGGACCGCATCGGAGACGGTCGCTACCTCGTCTCGATTCGGAACATGAACCAACTGCTCGTCGTCGAGCGCGGGTCGGGTGTGGTCGAGGTGGTAAACGAGAACCCCGACTCGGGCGTGCTGGACAAACAGCACAACCCCCACTGGCTCGGCGAAGACGCGGTCCTCGTCGCCGACTCCGAGAACCACCGCGTGGTCGAACTCCACCGGAACGACACGACCGATACGTGGGAGGAGGCGTGGTCGGTGGCGAAGGTCGGCGGCATCCCGCTCGACTGGCCGCGGGACGCCGACCGCCTCCCGAACGGCAACACGCTGATAACGGACAGCCGGAACAACCGCGTGGTCGAGGTGCGCGAGAACGGGAGCGTCGCGGCGAGCTACTCGGTCCCGTCGCTTCCCTACGAAGCCGACCGCCTGCCCCACGGCGAATCGGCCGCGAACTCGGTGTCGCCCTACGGTAATAGTCACACGGCCGACGTGGGTCTCTTCGACCGGAAAGTCCCGGTCCTCTCGACGCTCCTCGCGGGCGCTCGCCACGTCGTCGCGCTCCCCTTCTGGGTGTCGGAACTTCACCTGTTGGCGGTCGGCGTCGCGGCCGTCCTCTGGATTCGCGGGGGCTACCTTCTGGCCGCGCGGGGTTAG
- a CDS encoding adenosylcobalamin-dependent ribonucleoside-diphosphate reductase produces MSGAGELTADELTLPIKRTEGETLEDRLTSNAYHNILPARYLRKNADGNLIEEQEDLFPRVAENIALAEAVYEAEKRDEEVTVTPDQLKPDHPRRDELAEEVFGAGTTADDDVETTLSVYNVNKFSYETVVPELPDEIRAHVEDVREEFQTLMEDLSFMPNSPTLMNAGDELQQLSACFVDSPADDIDDIHQTAKEAAQVFQSGGGMGYAFWKLRPYGDAVGSTGGIASGPITFMRTYDQMCETIAQGGARRGAQMGVMRVSHPDVIQFIHAKNKDVSLAETLRLNDPDDYTHNSFEEALEEARELIDEDGRVPKHLRNAAEGHLSNFNISVGITDDFMEAVQNGEEFTFTNPRTGEPHIATEHTKELYEMFDLGEHVEVGEELSVPAELVWDRIVDGAHENGEPGVIYLERVNKEHSFDVEEHPDHRILATNPCGEQPLEEYEACNLGHINLSTLADTDAPDWRVWYDDHGDEYDSFEDAVDAFLADAMAWDDFDHRIEYGTRFLENVVTMSDFPVDKIEQKVREMRKIGLGVMGLAQLYIQLGVEYGSDAGNEIARQLMRYINHESKWTSHELAEERGSFEEWDKSKYANPTEYAEWFEKQTGLNADDWEDGFPVRNHNTTTIAPTGTTSMVGNTTGGCEPIYNVAYYKNVSDDVQGDEMLVEFDDYFLRTLEDNDIDVEEVKREAQDQMANNEFDGVEGLETVPDAIGELFVVTSDLSGKDHAAVQCACQEGVDSAISKTCNFPNDASKEDMQEVYEYIYENGGKGVTVYRDGTRSKQVLTTRADNKEFADESEAAEQLVEQIREVFGGIEGFVESDEVQAHLDEQIESILEVADGEDADGAYAEKRPRPDVLHGITQRIDTGYGKLYVNINEDEQGRPFELFANIGNSGGFTASFTEALAKTISTALRSGVDPEEIADELQGIRSPKVAWDKGEQINSIPDAIGTALRRYLDGEVEKAYPQQQNLTEVEDEAPETDGSGGVATSKEADQQDIIDSGESPECPDCGSLSLYYSEGCKTCESCGWSEC; encoded by the coding sequence ATGAGCGGTGCGGGTGAACTCACGGCAGACGAACTCACGCTCCCCATCAAGCGAACCGAGGGAGAGACGCTCGAAGACCGACTGACCAGCAACGCCTATCACAACATCCTCCCGGCGCGTTACCTCCGGAAGAACGCCGACGGGAACCTCATCGAGGAGCAGGAGGACCTCTTCCCGCGCGTCGCCGAGAACATCGCACTGGCCGAGGCTGTCTACGAGGCCGAGAAGCGCGACGAGGAAGTCACGGTCACGCCCGACCAACTCAAACCCGACCACCCCCGGCGCGACGAACTCGCCGAGGAAGTGTTCGGTGCGGGCACGACGGCCGACGACGACGTCGAAACGACGCTCTCCGTCTACAACGTCAACAAGTTCTCCTACGAGACCGTCGTCCCGGAACTCCCCGACGAGATTCGCGCCCACGTCGAAGACGTGCGCGAGGAGTTCCAGACCCTGATGGAAGACCTCTCGTTCATGCCGAACTCGCCCACGCTGATGAACGCGGGCGACGAACTCCAGCAGCTCTCGGCCTGTTTCGTGGACTCCCCGGCCGACGACATCGACGACATCCACCAGACCGCGAAGGAGGCCGCGCAGGTCTTCCAGTCCGGCGGCGGCATGGGCTACGCGTTCTGGAAGCTCCGACCCTACGGCGACGCGGTGGGCAGTACCGGCGGCATCGCCTCCGGACCCATCACCTTCATGCGGACCTACGACCAGATGTGCGAGACCATCGCGCAGGGCGGTGCCCGGCGCGGCGCACAGATGGGCGTCATGCGCGTCTCGCACCCCGACGTCATCCAGTTCATCCACGCCAAGAACAAGGACGTCAGCCTCGCGGAGACCCTCCGCCTGAACGACCCGGACGACTACACCCACAACTCGTTCGAGGAGGCCCTCGAAGAGGCCCGCGAACTCATCGACGAGGACGGGCGCGTGCCCAAGCACCTGCGGAACGCCGCCGAAGGTCACCTCTCGAACTTCAACATCTCCGTCGGTATCACCGACGACTTCATGGAGGCCGTGCAGAACGGCGAGGAGTTCACCTTCACGAATCCGCGGACCGGCGAACCCCACATCGCCACCGAACACACCAAGGAACTCTACGAGATGTTCGACCTCGGCGAACACGTCGAGGTCGGCGAGGAACTCTCGGTTCCGGCCGAACTCGTCTGGGACCGCATCGTGGACGGTGCCCACGAGAACGGCGAACCCGGCGTCATCTACCTCGAACGAGTCAACAAGGAACACTCGTTCGACGTGGAGGAGCACCCCGACCACCGGATTCTGGCGACCAACCCGTGCGGCGAGCAGCCGCTCGAAGAGTACGAGGCCTGTAACCTCGGCCACATCAACCTCTCGACGCTGGCCGACACCGACGCGCCCGACTGGCGCGTCTGGTACGACGACCACGGCGACGAGTACGACAGCTTCGAGGACGCCGTAGACGCCTTCCTCGCCGACGCGATGGCGTGGGACGACTTCGACCACCGCATCGAGTACGGCACGCGCTTCCTCGAGAACGTCGTCACGATGTCGGACTTCCCGGTGGACAAAATCGAGCAGAAGGTCCGGGAGATGCGCAAAATCGGTCTCGGCGTCATGGGACTGGCCCAGCTCTACATCCAGTTGGGCGTCGAGTACGGGAGCGACGCCGGGAACGAAATTGCCCGCCAGTTGATGCGCTACATCAACCACGAGTCGAAGTGGACCTCCCACGAACTCGCCGAGGAGCGCGGGTCGTTCGAGGAGTGGGACAAGTCGAAGTACGCGAACCCCACCGAGTACGCCGAGTGGTTCGAGAAGCAGACCGGCCTGAACGCCGACGACTGGGAGGACGGCTTCCCGGTCCGCAACCACAACACGACGACCATCGCGCCGACCGGCACCACGTCGATGGTCGGGAACACCACGGGCGGTTGCGAACCCATCTACAACGTCGCCTACTACAAGAACGTCTCCGACGACGTGCAGGGCGACGAGATGCTCGTGGAGTTCGACGACTACTTCCTCCGGACGCTGGAGGACAACGACATCGACGTCGAGGAGGTCAAGCGAGAGGCCCAAGACCAGATGGCGAACAACGAGTTCGACGGCGTCGAGGGACTCGAAACCGTCCCGGACGCCATCGGCGAACTGTTCGTCGTGACCTCCGACCTCTCGGGCAAGGACCACGCCGCGGTCCAGTGCGCCTGTCAGGAGGGCGTGGACTCGGCCATCTCGAAGACCTGCAACTTCCCGAACGACGCCAGTAAGGAGGACATGCAGGAGGTCTACGAGTACATCTACGAGAACGGCGGCAAGGGCGTGACCGTCTACCGCGACGGCACCCGCTCCAAGCAGGTTCTCACCACTCGCGCGGACAACAAGGAGTTCGCCGACGAGTCCGAGGCCGCCGAGCAACTGGTCGAGCAGATTCGAGAGGTCTTCGGCGGCATCGAGGGCTTCGTCGAGAGCGACGAGGTTCAGGCTCACCTCGACGAGCAAATCGAGTCCATCCTCGAAGTCGCCGACGGCGAGGACGCCGACGGTGCGTACGCCGAGAAGCGTCCGCGCCCGGACGTGCTCCACGGCATCACCCAGCGCATCGACACCGGGTACGGCAAACTCTACGTCAACATCAACGAGGACGAGCAGGGCCGACCCTTCGAGCTGTTCGCCAACATTGGCAACTCCGGTGGCTTCACCGCCTCGTTCACCGAGGCGCTGGCGAAGACCATCTCGACGGCGCTCCGCTCGGGCGTGGACCCCGAGGAGATAGCCGACGAGCTACAGGGCATCCGTAGCCCGAAGGTCGCGTGGGACAAGGGCGAGCAGATAAACTCCATCCCCGACGCCATCGGCACGGCGCTGCGCCGGTACCTCGACGGCGAAGTCGAGAAGGCCTACCCTCAACAGCAGAACCTCACCGAAGTCGAGGACGAGGCCCCCGAAACCGACGGTAGCGGCGGGGTCGCGACGAGTAAGGAGGCCGACCAGCAGGACATCATCGACTCGGGCGAGAGTCCCGAGTGTCCCGACTGCGGGTCGCTGTCGCTGTACTACTCCGAAGGCTGCAAGACCTGCGAGTCCTGCGGCTGGTCGGAGTGCTGA